The sequence GGCGTGGCGATGGATCTCCGGGAAGTAGTCCGAAAGCTCTTCCGGCCGCACGTCCCACAGGCCCAACTCGCGCAGGCCGGGCGTATCGGCAATATAGCCGCCGGCAGAGAGCGGATGAAGTTGGGCGGCGCGGGTGGTGTGGCGGCCCTTGCCGATGTGCATCACCTCGCCCACGCGCAGGTTCAGGCCCGGCTCGATGGCGTTGATCAACGACGATTTGCCCACGCCCGACGGCCCGGCCACAACGGTGATGCGGTCGGCCAGATGGTTGCGCAGCTCTGCGATGCCCAGGCCGGTCTCGGCGCTGGTGTAGAAGACGGGATAGAGGTTCTCGTACAGCCCGAACAGGTCGCGGGCCGCCGCCGCTCCCACTAGATCGACCTTGTTGATGGCGATGAAGATAGCTTCGAGTTCGGAAGCCTCGGCCGCGACCAGAAAGCGGTCGAGCAGACGCAGGTGGGGTTCAGGCTGGGCGGCGGCGAAGACGATCATCAGTTCGTCGGGGTTGGCCAGGATGACATCCTCGTAGGGATGGCTGCTGTCGGGACGCAGCCGCGAGAG is a genomic window of Caldilineales bacterium containing:
- the rsgA gene encoding ribosome small subunit-dependent GTPase A, which translates into the protein MQGIVLRVYSDFFDLQAEDGSLWQCKVAGRLKRAERRSTLLAAGDRVAFQPHGEATRTGVIEQIEPRERVLSRLRPDSSHPYEDVILANPDELMIVFAAAQPEPHLRLLDRFLVAAEASELEAIFIAINKVDLVGAAAARDLFGLYENLYPVFYTSAETGLGIAELRNHLADRITVVAGPSGVGKSSLINAIEPGLNLRVGEVMHIGKGRHTTRAAQLHPLSAGGYIADTPGLRELGLWDVRPEELSDYFPEIHRHASACRFSFCTHLHEPDCAVRAAVEQGDISPARWDSYRRLFRGEDEG